A region from the Antennarius striatus isolate MH-2024 chromosome 22, ASM4005453v1, whole genome shotgun sequence genome encodes:
- the tmem229a gene encoding transmembrane protein 229A — MASRWRDPTSALKTTRMPHQDQESPEETGDSLRELPRWMRLYFYGMHGVTLDVLLSSLQGLMNHRDPKLVGFSSPYLCVMHSLTHFALEKIYSQKRCFGGRPVAFHLVFYPSVFIGLQILIGNVNALAEQVTVVSGAQLAVHYILALYFAQVFHRGLSRLHYHPSGPADHLRKPAHNKVAPRGLPGFARFLFFGMHGFLDEVIFTSVFNLVEKSDRTLSGHTSLWSFLMYGSCSFVVEKLYYHLHFGRGWGTCRRLPIYICFIYVWEFSWGLVLRQFDACSWDYSHYPHNFMGLITLLYLPGWVCLSLYQDVLSNVLLRIKCSKDVSLLGENGEVHGHKEKVL; from the coding sequence ATGGCCAGTCGGTGGCGAGACCCCACGAGCGCCCTGAAAACGACGCGAATGCCCCACCAGGACCAGGAATCACCCGAGGAGACAGGAGACTCGCTGCGGGAGCTACCGCGATGGATGCGGCTGTACTTCTACGGGATGCACGGCGTGACTCTGGATGTCCTGCTGTCCTCCTTGCAGGGGCTGATGAACCACCGGGACCCCAAACTGGTGGGCTTTTCCTCTCCTTACCTCTGCGTGATGCATTCACTGACCCACTTCGCGCTGGAGAAGATCTACTCACAGAAGAGGTGTTTCGGTGGACGGCCCGTGGCGTTCCATCTCGTCTTCTACCCGTCTGTCTTCATCGGGCTGCAGATCCTGATCGGGAACGTCAACGCGTTGGCCGAGCAGGTGACGGTGGTTTCCGGCGCGCAGCTGGCCGTGCACTACATCCTGGCTCTCTATTTCGCGCAGGTGTTCCACAGAGGACTGTCAAGACTGCATTACCACCCCTCCGGTCCCGCAGACCACCTGCGCAAACCTGCTCACAATAAAGTGGCCCCTCGGGGCCTCCCCGGCTTTGCGCGCTTCTTGTTCTTCGGGATGCACGGCTTTCTGGATGAGGTGATCTTCACGTCCGTTTTCAACCTGGTGGAGAAGTCGGATCGGACCCTCAGCGGTCACACATCCCTGTGGTCCTTCCTCATGTACGGGAGCTGCAGCTTCGTGGTGGAAAAGCTCTACTACCATCTGCACTTCGGCAGAGGATGGGGGACGTGCCGGCGGCTCCCCATCTACATCTGCTTCATTTATGTGTGGGAGTTCTCCTGGGGTTTGGTGCTGAGGCAGTTCGATGCGTGCTCATGGGACTACTCCCATTATCCTCACAACTTCATGGGACTCATCACCCTCCTCTACCTCCCTGGATGGGTCTGCCTCAGTCTGTATCAGGACGTCCTGTCCAACGTCCTGCTCAGAATCAAGTGCAGCAAAGATGTCAGCTTGCTGGGGGAGAATGGAGAGGTGCATGGACACAAGGAAAAAGTACTTTGA